A DNA window from Fragaria vesca subsp. vesca linkage group LG3, FraVesHawaii_1.0, whole genome shotgun sequence contains the following coding sequences:
- the LOC101296944 gene encoding uncharacterized protein LOC101296944 codes for MGVGAEDILVCVWRFLHFSMRTSSMCAQNYPFVAGALLFLFLLYAFFNLFVFFSPFLVCVALLLRIFWTSGGLIILQAKQRSDQMQCKKTVRGAAVANRDESSCLLKQKSRRTNVKKIEWDAKSAKEGLGNSSLASPNDLVSKTVLLAKEARALNMRQKERPFSHGESSNAKMSSVDSIVLDDGPSILDSDRDILSSSSSDDESEKFEGGGRKEEAAQQDGTKAVQWTDDDQRNLLDLGLSEIERNKRLESLIARRRARKLFKMQIEKGLIDLDTILPNQIAPLYIARNNPYIAEMDGMETPGSAPSVMFPAKNPFDLPYDPLEEKPDLKTDSFQQEFTAVTQRDMLYCRHESFCYGAAYHLEPMSKALDGLGFSRFRRQTSLGPHDRRIERMLSNKGEHDELVETLLAVEAKSISHIDSISEVVDSEATTPNQVTTSGESKDEKCRQNERENDIEGMRKMRNDQNVAVMATRSETDIEQHVTDDSNDESTSSEEDEQRYPATKSGFSQHTASKGGRVPPKPLNCALPSPSNEKGRLEDRLFYAERGPCHTPTYSIASDLQVEVSDIGSPPLTVDGANSPTDRESLNLDGDFEREYMWAASSSQSSRTEENESKFRDMRGFNEKDLANIGSLGNSKNTKDVAESSIHLQQPDELDDTYSLSSTMTGIQADSRTHSMSLEDVRLVVEEVGQLSASGLSNAPSPVNQVEKLIMESSSNPPDEMTKVNVAAANTIDDLKDEKQIKDRDGEAKSSTVGELSSKEGDSINLAIQKENKNLNNTEGDLQKVTKNEGNKDMLNPIDAIKTSNPNQDSKAQQSTSQIDVSEKMQASKDPIASAVQKNLATQEENCKPPEKSTDESNIILKIQAQDVSQKGMDTAAELKIPAEVVGSVSQKATMANAELKETDKRENVKQNETEPALELKKPVEEIASVMQKAAEEIGSISEKASKAPSEVKKPPEKIESDSKKATEAHADLKKEVEQVESVSQKATMVAPDLKRPAEVGNVSGKTAETTAELKKSTEEVGSALPKSIEPSLELKKSVEETVGVSQNAAVAPQDVKKSTGVSTEAPSAELKRSVEGIASVSQKSAEESGNVAKKETEANADVRNKTTEGLSEVKNQADDTGSSMEKATKPALESKTSDKETGGVSEIARGDTAEVKKSAVDIGSVLNNATGASAELKKPSEEIGIVSQKEPDTTAELKRQAENGSISQKEVETAAELKKTVEEIANVSHKASEVVADLKSPAEKSENVSGKAKEVAAMLNSPAEETGNVSQKATEVAEEMKETTDEIGALAQKANEAATELKKSAEELSNASQNNHEIPAELKKPVEEIKT; via the exons ATGGGTGTTGGTGCAGAGGATATACTAGTTTGTGTATGGAGGTTCCTTCACTTTTCGATGAGGACAAGTTCCATGTGCGCGCAGAACTACCCCTTTGTTGCAGGCGCCTTGTTATTCTTGTTCCTCCTTTATGCATTTTTCAATCTATTTGTTTTCTTCTCTCCATTTCTCGTCTGCGTTGCTCTTCTTCTTAGAATTTTTTGGACTTCTGGAGGACTGATAATCTTACAAGCCAAACAGAGGAGTGATCAGATGCAATGTAAAAAAACTGTACGAGGCGCTGCTGTTGCGAATAGAGACGAAAGCTCTTGTTTACTAAAGCAGAAGAGTAGACGAACTAATGTCAAGAAGATAGAATGGGATGCAAAGAGCGCGAAGGAGGGACTAGGCAACTCTTCATTGGCATCTCCTAATGATTTAGTTAGTAAAACTGTCTTGCTTGCAAAAGAAGCAAGGGCTTTGAATATGCGCCAGAAAGAAAGACCATTTAGTCATGGAGAGAGTTCTAATGCAAAAATGTCCTCGGTTGACTCCATTGTGCTTGATGATGGCCCTTCGATCCTAGATTCTGATCGAGATATCTTATCATCAAGCTCATCCGATGACGAGTCCGAAAAATTTGAAGGTGGTGGTAGGAAGGAAGAAGCAGCACAACAGGATGGGACTAAGGCTGTGCAGTGGACGGATGATGATCAAAGGAATCTGCTGGATCTTGGACTTTCCGAGATTGAAAGAAACAAACGGCTGGAGAGTTTGATTGCCAGAAGAAGAGCAAGAAAGTTATTCAAAATGCAGATTGAGAAAGGTCTTATTGACTTGGACACTATTCTACCAAATCAAATTGCACCCCTGTATATTGCAAGAAATAATCCTTATATTGCTGAAATGGACGGCATGGAAACACCTGGTTCAGCCCCTTCGGTAATGTTCCCAGCGAAAAATCCATTTGATCTTCCATATGATCCCTTGGAGGAGAAGCCGGATCTTAAGACAGATAGTTTCCAGCAAGAATTCACAGCAGTCACCCAAAGAGACATGCTATATTGTAGGCATGAGAGCTTCTGTTATGGTGCTGCTTACCACTTAGAGCCCATGTCAAAAGCACTAGATGGACTGGGGTTTTCAAGATTCAGAAGGCAAACAA GTTTGGGACCTCATGATAGGCGTATTGAAAGAATGTTGTCAAACAAAGGAGAGCATGACGAGCTTGTTGAAACACTTTTGGCAGTAGAAGCAAAAAGCATCTCCCATATTGACAGCATTTCTGAAGTTGTTGACAGTGAAGCTACAACACCAAATCAAGTAACAACTTCAGGGGAATCCAAAGACGAAAAATGTAGACAAAATGAAAGAGAGAATGATATTGAAGGAATGAGAAAGATGAGAAATGACCAAAATGTGGCTGTAATGGCTACTAGAAGTGAAACTGACATTGAGCAACATGTAACTGATGACAGCAATGATGAGTCTACCTCATCGGAAGAAGATGAACAACGGTATCCTGCCACAAAATCTGGATTCTCTCAACATACAGCATCAAAAGGGGGACGTGTTCCACCTAAACCTCTGAACTGTGCACTTCCTAGCCCATCAAATGAAAAGGGAAGATTGGAAGACCGTTTGTTTTATGCAGAGAGGGGTCCTTGTCACACTCCCACCTACTCTATCGCATCTGATTTACAGGTGGAGGTCTCAGACATTGGTTCACCTCCGCTGACAGTTGATGGAGCCAATTCGCCTACTGATCGGGAGTCACTGAACTTAGATGGGGACTTTGAGAGAGAGTATATGTGGGCAGCATCATCATCTCAATCATCCAGAACAGAAGAAAATGAATCGAAATTCAGAGACATGCGTGGCTTCAATGAGAAGGACTTAGCAAACATAGGATCTTTGGGAAACAGTAAGAACACCAAGGATGTTGCTGAATCCTCCATACATTTGCAACAGCCAGATGAACTAGATGACACGTACTCATTGTCATCTACAATGACAGGAATACAAGCAGACAGTAGAACCCATTCGATGAGTTTAGAGGATGTCAGGCTAGTAGTGGAAGAAGTTGGGCAGCTTAGCGCATCTGGTTTGTCAAATGCACCTTCACCTGTAAATCAAGTCGAAAAATTGATAATG GAATCATCATCTAATCCTCCTGATGAAATGACCAAGGTGAATGTTGCGGCTGCCAACACAATTGATGATTTGAAAGATGAAAAACAGATTAAAGACAGAGATGGTGAAGCGAAGAGTAGCACTGTTGGAGAATTGAGCAGCAAGGAGGGAGATTCTATAAATCTTGCGATACAAAAGGAAAATAAGAACTTGAATAATACTGAAGGAGATCTTCAAAAGGTAACTAAAAATGAGGGCAACAAAGACATGTTAAACCCAATTGACGCTATAAAGACCTCTAATCCAAATCAAGACAGTAAAGCTCAGCAAAGTACTTCACAAATTGATGTTTCTGAGAAAATGCAGGCTTCTAAAGATCCCATTGCATCAGCTGTACAGAAAAATTTGGCGACTCAAGAG GAAAATTGTAAACCTCCGGAGAAGTCCACTGACGAATCCAACATTATACTCAAAATACAAGCCCAAGATGTCTCACAAAAAGGAATGGATACTGCTGCAGAATTGAAAATACCAGCTGAAGTAGTCGGGAGTGTATCCCAAAAGGCAACAATGGCTAATGCAGAACTGAAAGAAACAGACAAGAGAGAAAATGTAAAGCAAAACGAAACAGAGCCAGCTCTAGAATTGAAAAAACCAGTAGAAGAAATTGCAAGTGTAATGCAAAAAGCAGCAGAAGAAATTGGGAGTATATCAGAAAAGGCATCAAAGGCTCCTTCAGAAGTGAAGAAACCACCTGAAAAAATTGAAAGTGATTCAAAAAAAGCAACAGAGGCTCATGCAGATTTGAAAAAAGAAGTTGAACAGGTAGAAAGTGTATCACAAAAAGCTACAATGGTGGCTCCAGATTTGAAAAGACCAGCTGAAGTTGGAAATGTATCGGGAAAAACAGCAGAAACTACTGCAGAGCTGAAAAAATCAACTGAAGAAGTTGGGAGTGCATTGCCAAAGTCAATAGAGCCTTCTTTAGAGTTAAAAAAATCAGTTGAAGAAACAGTAGGTGTTTCGCAGAACGCAGCAGTGGCTCCTCAAGATGTGAAAAAATCAACTGGTGTATCAACTGAGGCTCCTTCAGCAGAGCTGAAAAGATCAGTTGAGGGCATAGCAAGTGTTTCACAAAAATCAGCTGAAGAAAGTGGGAACGTGGCAAAAAAAGAAACAGAAGCTAATGCAGATGTGAGAAACAAAACTACAGAGGGTCTATCAGAGGTGAAAAACCAAGCTGATGACACTGGAAGCTCAATGGAAAAGGCCACTAAACCTGCTTTAGAATCGAAAACTTCAGATAAAGAAACTGGAGGCGTATCAGAAATTGCAAGAGGGGATACTGCAGAAGTGAAAAAATCTGCTGTAGATATTGGAAGTGTATTAAACAATGCAACAGGTGCTAGTGCAGAATTGAAAAAACCATCTGAAGAGATTGGAATTGTGTCTCAAAAAGAACCAGATACTACCGCAGAATTGAAACGACAAGCTGAAAATGGAAGCATATCACAGAAAGAAGTAGAGACAGCAGCAGAACTTAAAAAAACTGTTGAAGAAATCGCAAATGTGTCGCATAAAGCATCTGAGGTTGTTGCAGACCTGAAAAGTCCAGCTGAAAAAAGTGAAAATGTATCTGGAAAAGCCAAGGAGGTTGCGGCCATGTTAAATAGCCCAGCTGAAGAAACTGGAAATGTTTCACAAAAAGCAACAGAGGTTGCTGAAGAAATGAAAGAAACAACTGACGAGATTGGAGCTTTAGCACAGAAGGCAAACGAGGCTGCTACAGAATTGAAAAAATCAGCTGAAGAACTCAGTAATGCATCGCAAAATAATCATGAGATTCCTGCGGAATTGAAAAAACCAGTTGAAGAAATCAAAACATGA
- the LOC101297231 gene encoding ATP-dependent zinc metalloprotease FTSH 9, chloroplastic-like, whose protein sequence is MTSSTVEYLRPAIHTRFSLNSNPNNGLGFFFLRGFQSQSRVFNPDAKRCVSAAPFPKVLTVSEKRFALFGGYGRRNGGLRTVRVLASGPESDSGEKSEAGEGQGGVNGKTPAAKPSSPPASNQRRGEKQKKESWWFSKGGKWKWQPIVQAQEIGILLLQLGIVIFVMRLLRPGIPLPGSDPRPPTTFISVPYSDFLSKINTNQVQKVEVDGVHVMFKLKSEPAGEVESEVNSGGVSKFQESEALLRSVAPTRRVVYTTTRPTDIKTPYEKMLENEVEFGSPDKRSGGFMNSAMIALFYVAVLAGLLHRFPVSFSQHTAGQIRNRKTGGSGGAKTSEPSEAITFADVAGVDEAKEELEEIVEFLRNPDRYIRLGARPPRGVLLVGLPGTGKTLLAKAVAGEAEVPFISCSASEFVELYVGMGASRVRDLFARAKKEAPSIIFIDEIDAVAKSRDGKHRIVSNDEREQTLNQLLTEMDGFDSNSAVIVLGATNRADVLDPALRRPGRFDRVVMVETPDRIGRESILKVHVTKKELPLAKDVYLGDIASMTTGFTGADLANLVNEAALLAGRQSKVVVEKIDFIQAVERSIAGIEKKTAKLQGCEKGVVARHEAGHAVVGTAIASLVPGQPRVEKLSILPRTGGALGFTYTPPATEDRYLLFIDELRGRLVTLLGGRAAEEFVYSGRVSTGALDDIRRATEMAYKAVSEYGLNENIGPVSIGTLSAGGMDESGGIFGRDQGHLVDLAQRETQELLQSAMEVALCVVRANPVVLEGLGAHLEEKEKVEGDELHEWLKMVVAPAELALFIKGKQQTLLPLQSTSG, encoded by the exons ATGACGTCATCGACGGTGGAGTATTTACGTCCGGCAATCCATACTAGGTTCAGCTTAAATTCGAATCCGAATAACGGATTGGGCTTCTTCTTCCTCCGCGGGTTTCAATCTCAGTCTAGGGTTTTCAACCCGGACGCGAAACGCTGCGTTTCGGCGGCGCCATTCCCGAAGGTTCTGACGGTATCGGAGAAAAGGTTCGCGCTTTTCGGCGGTTACGGGAGGAGGAACGGAGGGTTGAGGACGGTTAGGGTTTTGGCGAGCGGGCCGGAGAGCGATTCCGGCGAGAAGAGCGAGGCGGGGGAAGGGCAGGGAGGTGTGAACGGCAAGACGCCGGCGGCGAAACCGAGCTCGCCGCCGGCGTCGAATCAGAGGAGAGGAGAGAAGCAGAAGAAGGAGAGCTGGTGGTTTTCGAAAGGAGGGAAATGGAAGTGGCAGCCGATTGTGCAGGCTCAGGAGATTGGGATTCTGTTGTTGCAGTTAGGGATTGTGATTTTCGTTATGCGGTTGCTCCGGCCCGGAATCCCGTTGCCCGGGTCCGACCCGAGGCCGCCGACGACGTTTATTAGTGTGCCGTATAGTGACTTTTTGAGTAAGATAAATACTAACCAGGTGCAGAAGGTGGAGGTTGATGGGGTTCATGTGATGTTTAAGCTGAAATCGGAGCCCGCTGGTGAGGTGGAGAGTGAGGTGAATAGTGGTGGTGTTAGTAAGTTTCAGGAGTCAGAGGCTTTGTTAAGAAGTGTGGCTCCGACGAGGAGGGTGGTTTATACTACCACCAGGCCAACTGATATCAAGACGCCGTATGAGAAGATGCTTGAGAATGAGGTGGAGTTTGGGTCCCCGGATAAGCGCTCTGGTGGATTCATGAACTCTGCAATG ATAGCTTTGTTTTATGTTGCTGTGCTTGCAGGACTTCTCCACCGGTTCCCTGTAAGCTTTTCTCAG CATACAGCTGGTCAGATTAGGAATAGAAAAACTGGGGGCTCCGGTGGTGCGAAAACATCTGAACCCTCGGAAGCAATAACCTTTGCTGATGTTGCTGGTGTTGACGAGGCTAAAGAGGAGCTAGAGGAAATTGTG GAATTTCTTCGGAATCCAGACAGGTATATACGACTTGGTGCTCGTCCTCCCCGTGGTGTTCTGCTG GTGGGTCTTCCTGGGACAGGTAAGACTCTTCTTGCAAAGGCTGTGGCTGGGGAAGCTGAAGTACCCTTTATAAGTTGCTCTGCTAGTGAGTTTGTGGAGCTGTATGTTGGCATGGGTGCCTCTCGTGTTAGGGATCTATTTGCACGGGCAAAAAAGGAAGCACCGTCAATAATATTTATTGATGAG ATAGATGCTGTGGCAAAAAGTCGTGATGGAAAACACCGCATTGTCAGCAATGACGAGAGAGAACAAACATTGAATCAGTTGCTCACT GAGATGGATGGGTTTGACAGCAACTCAGCAGTTATTGTTCTTGGAGCTACTAATCGCGCAGATGTATTAGACCCCGCGCTTCGTCGACCAGGGAGATTTGATCGTGTGGTTATG GTTGAAACGCCTGATAGGATTGGAAGAGAATCAATTCTCAAAGTGCATGTTACTAAAAAGGAACTTCCTTTAGCTAAAGACGTTTACCTTGGTGACATTGCTTCTATGACAACAGGCTTTACTGG GGCTGATCTTGCAAATTTGGTGAATGAAGCTGCTTTGTTGGCCGGAAGACAAAGCAAGGTTGTTGTGGAAAAGATTGATTTCATTCAGGCTGTGGAGAGATCAATAGCT GGAATCGAAAAGAAGACTGCCAAGTTGCAGGGATGTGAGAAGGGTGTAGTTGCACGACATGAAGCTGGTCATGCAGTTGTAGGGACAGCTATTGCAAGTCTTGTTCCTGGACAGCCACGTGTTGAG AAATTGAGCATATTGCCAAGGACAGGAGGGGCATTGGGCTTTACTTATACTCCTCCAGCAACTGAAGATAGATATTTACTATTCATTGATGAGTTACGTGGACGTTTAGTTACACTTCTTGGAGGACGTGCAGCAGAGGAGTTTGTGTATTCAGGTCGTGTATCAACTGGAGCGCTTGATGATATACGGCGAGCCACAGAAATGGCATATAAAGCAGTATCTGAGTATGGTCTTAATGAGAACATTGGCCCTGTGTCTATAGGAACACTCTCTGCTGGTGGAATGGATGAGTCTGGTGGAATTTTTGGAAGGGATCAG GGTCACCTTGTTGATCTTGCTCAACGAGAGACTCAAGAATTGCTGCAATCTGCTATGGAGGTAGCCCTTTGTGTTGTGCGTGCTAATCCTGTTGTTTTGGAGGGCCTTGGTGCTCATTTGGAAG AAAAAGAGAAAGTAGAAGGGGACGAGCTACATGAGTGGTTAAAAATGGTGGTTGCACCAGCAGAACTTGCTCTATTCATTAAAGGCAAGCAACAGACTCTTCTCCCATTGCAGTCCACCTCTGGTTAA
- the LOC101314730 gene encoding phosphomethylpyrimidine synthase, chloroplastic-like: protein MASVHSALTSVVCKNGNHSSPAKFPSTSFLSGFDAVGRLSSPFKKEICLSSISSGPKATLTFDPPATNSEKAKLPNLPRHTLDPASPDFLPLPSFEECFPKSTKEQREVIHEETGHVLKVPFRRVHLSGDEPAFDNYDTSGPQNINPRVGLPQLRKDWIDRREKLGTPRYTQMYYAKQGIITEEMLYCATREKLDPEFVRSEVARGRAIIPSNKKHLELEPMIVGRKFLVKVNANIGNSAVASSIEEEVYKVQWATMWGADTVMDLSTGRHIHETREWILRNSAVPVGTVPIYQALEKVDGIAENLNWEVFRQTLIEQAEQGVDYFTIHAGVLLRYIPLTAKRMTGIVSRGGSIHAKWCLAYHKENFAYEHWDDILDICNQYDVALSIGDGLRPGSIYDANDTAQFAELLTQGELTRRAWEKDVQVMNEGPGHVPMHKIPENMTKQLEWCNEAPFYTLGPLTTDIAPGYDHITSAIGAANIGALGTALLCYVTPKEHLGLPNRDDVKAGVIAYKIAAHAADLAKGHPHAQEWDDALSKARFEFRWMDQFALSLDPMTAMSFHDETLPAEGAKVAHFCSMCGPKFCSMKITEDVRKYAEEHGYGTAEEAVKRGMDAMSAEFLAAKKTVSGEQHGEIGGEIYLPESYVKSAER, encoded by the exons ATGGCATCGGTGCATAGTGCCTTGACATCAGTTGTGTGCAAGAATGGCAATCATTCTTCCCCTGCAAAGTTCCCGAGCACTTCCTTCTTGTCTGGCTTTGATGCTGTGGGGCGTCTTTCAAGCCCATTCAAGAAGGAGATATGTCTGAGTTCCATCAGCTCAGGTCCTAAGGCTACTTTAACTTTTGATCCCCCAGCAACCAATTCTGAGAAAGCCAAGTTACCCAACCTACCGAGGCATACACTCGATCCTGCTTCTCCTGATTTCCTGCCTCTTCCATCATTCGAAGAGTGTTTTCCAAAGAGCACAAAAGAACAAAG GGAAGTTATTCATGAAGAAACTGGTCATGTGCTCAAAGTTCCCTTTCGACGAGTTCACCTGTCTGGAGATGAACCAGCCTTTGATAACTATGATACCAGTGGTCCACAAAACATCAACCCTCGTGTTG GGCTCCCTCAACTAAGGAAGGATTGGATTGACAGGCGAGAGAAATTAGGTACACCAAGATACACCCAGATGTACTATGCTAAGCAGGGAATTATCACCGAGGAAATGTTATATTGTGCCACCCGTGAGAAGCTCGATCCAGAGTTTGTGAGATCAGAAGTGGCTCGTGGGAGGGCAATTATCCCTTCCAATAAGAAGCACTTGGAGCTGGAGCCAATGATTGTTGGGAGAAAGTTTCTGGTCAAAGTTAATGCAAACATAGGAAACTCTGCTGTTGCCAGCTCTATCGAAGAGGAAGTTTATAAGGTCCAATGGGCAACTATGTGGGGTGCTGACACTGTTATGGACCTCTCTACGGGTCGCCATATTCATGAGACGCGTGAGTGGATCTTACGTAACTCTGCTGTACCAGTAGGGACTGTACCCATCTATCAAGCACTAGAAAAGGTAGATGGAATAGCAGAAAATCTTAACTGGGAAGTGTTCAGACAAACTCTGATTGAACAAGCTGAGCAGGGTGTAGATTACTTCACCATCCATGCTGGGGTTCTTCTACGGTACATCCCTCTAACAGCAAAGCGTATGACAGGAATTGTCTCGCGAGGTGGATCCATTCATGCAAAGTGGTGCTTAGCTTATCATAAAGAGAATTTTGCTTATGAGCACTGGGATGACATACTTGACATCTGCAACCAATATGATGTGGCCCTGTCAATAGGTGATGGGCTTAGACCTGGTTCCATTTATGATGCCAATGATACTGCACAGTTTGCGGAGCTCTTAACTCAGGGAGAATTGACCCGCAGGGCATGGGAAAAGGATGTACAGGTAATGAATGAAGGACCTGGACATGTTCCAATGCACAAGATTCCTGAGAACATGACAAAGCAGCTGGAATGGTGTAATGAAGCACCTTTCTACACTCTTGGTCCTTTGACAACTGATATTGCTCCTGGATACGATCACATCACCTCTGCCATTGGTGCTGCCAATATTGGTGCTCTAGGCACAGCCCTTCTTTGCTATGTAACCCCTAAAGAGCATCTTGGATTGCCCAATCGAGATGATGTGAAGGCTGGAGTTATAGCATACAAGATAGCTGCTCATGCTGCTGATCTAGCCAAAGGTCATCCCCATGCTCAAGAGTGGGATGACGCACTGAGCAAGGCAAGATTCGAGTTCCGGTGGATGGATCAGTTTGCTTTGTCTCTAGACCCTATGACTGCCATGTCCTTCCATGATGAAACTCTGCCTGCAGAAGGTGCCAAGGTGGCTCACTTTTGCTCAATGTGTGGACCAAAGTTCTGTTCTATGAAGATAACAGAGGATGTTAGGAAGTATGCTGAGGAGCATGGTTATGGAACTGCAGAAGAAGCTGTGAAGCGTGGTATGGATGCCATGAGTGCTGAGTTTCTTGCTGCCAAGAAAACCGTTAGTGGAGAACAACATGGTGAAATTGGTGGAGAAATTTACTTGCCAGAAAGTTATGTAAAATCCGCAGAGAGGTGA
- the LOC101293961 gene encoding putative F-box/LRR-repeat protein 23-like, with protein MRIDGDLEEWDYEDMFRLAVDRSSGNVVDISIEHFGTNELLAFITKRASKIRCIRLLSCNGVSDEGLSRMALKLRLLEELDISLCMWISHEAVRAVGRACPLLKSFKFNKEWCRFSDDESDSEESEPDQHDAYDFDHHDAYDFDDDFAPFPFVHAPLFHAPVARAPVRKDENADAIAIAGTMQGLHHLQLSGNKLTDDGLRKILDSCPHLESLDLRLCFNLNMGIDLETRCAERIKRLWLPHDSIEGKGFTSRSDGYCFKWVELPDDVTMSILSRLGTVDILDNAQKVCMKWRKICKEMKWTTIDMRNDFAPDITFDFDKMCHHVLDLSCGNLVDVNMEDLISDDLLNHITDSSSGIRRLRLACSYHISDEGLIEVASKLPLLEELDISVCENLSHKPVRVLGRSCPLLKSFRLNKKWHKYSDDFFEEIIDDDGPWSKDDDALAIAETMRGLHHLQLFGNQLTNVGLRAILDGCPHLESLDLRYCFNLNLEGDLGRRCSEQIRKLLLPTDSIAGYGLMPSTDWQPPRRPSPPSPKHWEFWNWDSD; from the exons ATGCGCATCGACGGCGATCTCGAAGAGTGGGACTACGAGGACATGTTCCGCCTCGCCGTTGATCGGAGCTCCGGTAATGTCGTCGATATCAGTATCGAGCACTTCGGCACCAATGAACTACTCGCCTTTATCACCAAAAG AGCGAGTAAAATCAGGTGCATCCGACTGTTATCTTGTAATGGTGTATCGGATGAGGGATTGAGTAGAATGGCTTTGAAACTGCGGTTGTTGGAGGAACTTGACATTTCCTTGTGCATGTGGATCTCACATGAAGCTGTGAGAGCGGTTGGGCGCGCTTGCCCACTTTTGAAGTCGTTCAAGTTCAACAAGGAGTGGTGCAGATTCTCTGATGATGAGTCTGACTCTGAAGAGAGTGAGCCTGATCAGCATGATGCGTATGACTTTGATCATCATGATGCGTATGACTTTGATGATGATTTTGCACCATTTCCTTTTGTTCATGCTCCTTTATTTCATGCTCCTGTTGCTCGTGCTCCTGTTAGAAAAGATGAGAATGCAGATGCAATTGCTATAGCAGGAACAATGCAAGGATTACATCACCTCCAGCTTTCTGGGAACAAGCTTACAGATGATGGCTTGAGAAAAATTCTTGATTCTTGTCCTCATCTTGAGTCACTTGATCTTCGCCTTTGCTTCAATCTCAATATGGGGATAGATTTGGAAACAAGATGTGCTGAACGGATTAAAAGGCTTTGGCTTCCCCATGATTCCATAGAGGGAAAAGGATTCACCTCTAGATCAGATGGATACTGCTTTAAATGGGTTGAACTTCCAGATGACGTTACTATGTCGATACTGTCACGGCTTGGAACAGTTGATATCCTGGACAATGCTCAGAAGGTATGCATGAAGTGGCGCAAAATTTGCAAGGAAATGAAGTGGACCACCATAGACATGCGCAATGATTTTGCTCCCGACATTACCTTCGACTTTGATAAGATGTGCCACCATGTTCTTGATCTTAGTTGTGGTAATTTGGTCGATGTGAATATGGAGGACTTAATTTCGGATGATCTCCTAAACCATATTACTGATAG TTCTAGTGGGATCAGACGCCTGCGACTTGCGTGTTCTTATCACATATCAGATGAGGGTTTGATTGAAGTTGCATCAAAACTCCCACTGTTAGAGGAACTTGACATCTCAGTATGCGAAAATCTTTCGCATAAACCTGTGAGAGTGCTTGGGCGCTCTTGCCCTCTTTTGAAATCATTCAGGTTGAATAAAAAATGGCATAAATATTCAGACGATTTTTTTGAAGAGATTATTGACGATGATGGTCCTTGGAGTAAAGATGACGATGCACTTGCTATAGCAGAAACCATGCGTGGTTTACACCACCTGCAGCTTTTTGGGAATCAGCTCACCAATGTTGGATTAAGGGCGATTCTTGATGGTTGTCCTCATCTCGAGTCACTTGATCTTCGTTATTGTTTCAATCTTAATCTGGAGGGAGATTTGGGAAGAAGATGCAGTGAACAAATTAGAAAATTGTTGCTTCCCACAGATTCCATTGCTGGTTATGGATTGATGCCTTCTACAGATTGGCAACCTCCCAGGAGGCCGAGTCCCCCGTCACCTAAACATTGGGAATTCTGGAACTGGGACTCTGATTGA
- the LOC101296268 gene encoding 50S ribosomal protein L4, chloroplastic-like, translating into MATSSSSSLSFFTSSIFLTSHKPLSFATLRSNSLKSPKPLTLTAELATLPVLSFTGDKVGETFLDLKSALPDTARAVVHRAIIHDLQNKRRGTASTLTRGEVRGGGRKPYPQKKTGRARQGSTRTPLRPGGGVVFGPKPRDWSIKINRKEKRLAISTAVASAADNTIVVEDFSDEFEKLEKPKTTEFIAAMKRWGLDPKEKTTFFMLEVADKVKLSSRNIGTLKMLTPRTLNLFDILNADKLILTPETVDYLNGRYGVDFEGETEDDEEEEEGTVEDESSDAAE; encoded by the exons ATGGCGACCTCCTCTTCTTCTTCCCTCTCCTTCTTCACCTCCTCCATCTTCCTCACTTCCCACAAACCCCTCTCCTTCGCCACCCTCCGCTCCAACTCCCTCAAATCCCCCAAACCCCTAACCCTAACCGCCGAGCTCGCCACCCTCCCGGTCCTCTCCTTCACCGGCGACAAGGTCGGCGAGACCTTCCTCGACCTCAAGTCCGCCCTCCCCGACACCGCCCGCGCCGTCGTCCACCGCGCCATCATCCACGACCTCCAGAACAAGCGCCGCGGCACCGCCTCCACCCTCACCCGCGGCGAGGTCCGCGGCGGAGGGAGGAAGCCCTACCCGCAGAAGAAGACCGGCCGGGCCAGGCAGGGCTCGACCCGGACGCCGCTCCGACCCGGCGGAGGAGTCGTGTTCGGGCCCAAGCCCAGGGACTGGAGCATCAAGATTAACCGCAAGGAGAAGCGGCTGGCGATTTCGACGGCGGTGGCGAGCGCGGCGGATAATACGATTGTGGTGGAGGATTTCAGCGATGAGTTTGAGAAGCTGGAGAAGCCGAAGACGACGGAGTTTATTGCGGCGATGAAGAGGTGGGGGCTTGATCCCAAGGAGAAGACGACGTTCTTTATGCTGGAGGTTGCGGATAAGGTGAAGCTTTCGAGTCGGAATATTGGGACTTTGAAGATGTTGACTCCCAGGACGTTGAATTTGTTTGATATTTTGAATGCTGATAAGTTGATTCTGACGCCGGAGACGGTGGATTATTTGAATGGGAGGTATGGGGTTGATTTCGAAGGCGAGACTGAGGATGATGAGGAAGAAGAAGAAG GAACTGTGGAGGATGAGAGTTCTGATGCAGCAGAATGA